The region TTCGAAAAACAGTTCCCGCTCGCCGCTGCTGACGTAGGCATAGGCATCGGTGGCAATATCGTCCGCGAACTCCAGGCCGACGTCCTGGGGCGTCAGTTGCTTCTCCGCCTCTGTGGCGTCCCGGCCCTGGAAACTCACTTCGGCCAGGTCCATCATCAACGTCGAACTCAGTGGGTAAGTGCTCGCGAGCGTCGCCGACACGCTGTCTGATTCCAGTTGCATCGCCGCGTCGGCAACCGTCCACTCGTCATTGAGATTGGCGTGCTCGGCGGGGGGAATGTAGTCGTTGGCGTGTGCCAGTTCGTGAAACAACAACGCCGACATCGGCGCCAGAATCTGTTCGAGGACCCGGTCGTCCCCGGGGCCACTCAAGGGTGCGCTGCTCCAGGCGTAGTCTCCGTCTTTGACGAAGCGGGCCAGGCTTTCGAAATTCAGTTCCCGGTCAAAGCCGCTGCGGAAGTCGGGTTCCCGGGAGATGGTATCCCGTTCTTCAATGGTCAGCCAGAGATAGGCCGGATCAAGGTATATCGCCCCGGTGGCCAGCCAGTAATAAGAGGGCCGGATGTCGGCGCCAATGACCACTGCGGTCACACCACTGAACAGTTGCAACAGGTCGTCGGGCAGGGCGTTCAATGCCTGCTCGAAGCGGTTGGCCATCCAGTCGTGGCTCACCAGTGTCCGGTCGAGTACGTCGTCGACCGTGACCTGATCCTGCTCCTGCCCCAACAGTGGCAGTCGCCCGAGACGGCAGGCGTTGAACTCATTATCGCCATCGCGGTTGAAGGGGCGGGCACAGTCGGCCAATACGGGCGCAAACTCGCTCCCGGCTCTCGCGGGGCGCAGAGCGGTGTTCAACGTTGGAGAATCATCAATCGGTGCGCGCAGGTCAAGACGAGCGCCCCCGGCACTGTCGCTGCCACACCCCGATAGCAGGGTGGCGGTGAGGGTCATCAGTGCGATGGTGACAATCTGTCTGATATGAATCATGGTCCGTGCTCTCCGTTTCATTCGCTCAGTAAGGCCTTTACCTGAGCTACTCGCCTTCGTCAAATCGATCGTTGATCAGGGCGCAAATGGCGTCCAATGCTTTATCCGCGTCATGTCCGTCGGCGTCCAGCTCCAGGTCGGTCCCGCAGGCCGCCGCCAGAAGCATCAGGGACATGACACTTTTGCCGTCAACCCAGGTGTCGCTGCCGTCGCACCGGACACGAACGTCACAATCAAACTGTCCGGCTGTGGTGGCCAGCTTGGCGGCGGCCCGGGCATGCAGGCCTTTTTGATTGATCAGGGTGATGGTGGATGACGGCATGGGGTCAGTGTGTGTCCGCTGTGTTGAGTTCCCGGTGACGAACCAGAACGTTGTCGTACTGCTGGGCAAAATGCTTCTTCAGCCGCTCGGCCAGATAGACGGAGCGATGCTGTCCGCCGGTGCAGCCAATGGCGATGGTAATGTAGCTGCGGCTGTTGGCCTGGTAGTGAGGTAGCCAGCGGGTCAGGTAGTTCTCGATGTCATGGTACATGGCCTGTACCTTTTCTTCCCCGTCGAGAAACGCCACCACATCGGCGTCCTGACCGGTCAGGGGGCGCAGGTTGGGTTTCCAGTGCGGGTTGGGCAGACAGCGCGCGTCAAATACCAGGTCGGCGTTCACCGGCACGCCGTGTTTGAACCCAAACGATTCGAACTGGATGGCCATGGTGGCTTCATGGGAGCCCACGACCCGGTCCTTGACCAGGTCACGCAGCTCGTGCAGGTTGAGGTGGCTGGTGTCCAGCACCTGGTCGGCGGTGTCCCGGATCGGCTCCAGCAAGCGCTGTTCTTCGCGAATCGACTCCTGCAGATTGGTGTCGCGGTTGCTCAACGGGTGCTTGCGGCGCGTCTCGCTGAAACGCTGCATGAGTACGGGAACGCCCGTGTCGAGAAACAGGACATAAATGGGGATGTGGGCATCTTTCAGGGTTTTGATCATGTCCGGAAAGATGTTCAGGTCCTGCCAGGCGTTGCGTACATCAATGCCGATGGCGAAGTTCTGGTCGTCACTGTCCCGATGGATCTGGATTTGCGCGACCAGCGCGGGCAAGAGACTCACGGGCAGGTTATCGATGCAGTTGTAGCCGACATCTTCCAATACGTGCAGTGCCGTACTTTTTCCGGAGCCGGAGAGGCCGCTGACAATGATCAAGTGCATGGGGCTGACAGTCCTGGTAATCGGTGCAGATATCGATCGGCGTTGGGGGCCGCCGCTCAGCTCGCGGCCGTCTCGCCAACGGCCACATCGTACAGTGACTCATTGGTGTCGGCGGCTCGCAGGCGAGCCCGGAACTCGGCGTCATTGAGCATGCTGGCGAGTGAGGCCAGAGTCTGCAGGTGCTCGCTGTGCGCGTTCTCCGGTACCAGCATGGCAAACAGCACATCCACCGGTTCGGCGTCGATGGCGTCGAAATCGATGGGCTCCTTGAGGGTAATGAGAGCACCGATGGTGCCCTCACAATTGCTCACCCGGCAGTGGGGAATGGCGATACCGTGGCCGATGCCGGTCGACCCCAGACGCTCCCGGCCAATCAGGCGCCGAAACAGGTCGTCGGCGTCAATGGCTGGTACGTCTTCGGCAATGGTGTTGGCCAGAATTTCCAGCGCCCGCTTTTTGCTGACGCCCTCAATGCCGCACAGAGTGCGGCTCGGAGTGATGATGGTTTTAATATCCATAGGTTCAACGATGGCTTCGTAGCTTCTCTTTATGTTTGATGAGTTGCCGGTCCAGTTTGTCAGTCAACTGGTCAATAGCGGCGTACATATCCTGATCGATGGCGTCGGCGAACAGGTCTTTTCCGCTGACGTGAACACGTGCCTCTGCTTTCTGCTCCAGCTTTTCCACGGACAGGATGACGTCGGTACTGGTGATTTTGTCGTGGTGGTGCGTCAGGCGTTCGAGCTTGTTGGAGACGTAGTCTTTCAACGCGTCAGTCAGATCCAGGTGGTGGCCGCTGATATTGATCTGCATAGCAACATCCTCTTTGGCGTGGCAATCACGTGATGGTTACGGGCCCGCAACCGACTGCTCCAACGTCCAGGTCGACAGCCGGGCCCCTCCTGCGAATACCGGCATTGGCTCCCGAGTCTCCGCCTAGCATAGCAGTGCCAGCCACGTGGCGTCACCTGCCCGTTGGGGCCTCAGGCAGGTCCCAGGGTCTTTCGCTCGTTCGATGGGGGGATGCCCAGCGACTCCCGGTATTTGGCGATGGTACGCCGGGCTACCTTGATGCCCTGTTCGGCCAACAGCGCGGTAATCTTACTGTCACTCAGTGGCTTTTGAGGTGACTCGGAGGCCACCAGTTTCTTAATGATAGCCCGGATTGCGGTGGAAGAGCACTCGCCGCCGGATTCCGTGCTGACATGACTCGAAAAAAAGTACTTGAGCTCAAAAATACCCTGAGGGGTATGCATGTATTTCTGCGTGGTCACCCGGGAGATGGTCGATTCATGCATATCCACCAGCTCGGCGATGTCGTGCAGTACCAGCGGGCGCATGGCTTCGGCGCCATGATCCAGAAAGCCGCGCTGCTTCTCAACAATACAGGTGGCCACCTTGAGCAGGGTTTCGTTGCGGCTTTGCAGACTTTTCAGGAACCAGCGGGCTTCCTGCAGGTTGTCCTTGAGGAAAGTGTTGTCGGTGCTGGAGTCGGCCCGTTTTACCATGGAAGCGTAGTCGGGATTGATTCTCAGGCGCGGCGCGATATCCGGGTTGAGTTCCACCACCCAGCGGCCCTCGCGCTTCTCGACAAAAACGTCCGGTACCACGTACTCCACGTCGCCGCTGGCAATCTGATCCCCGGGGCGGGGGTTCAGGCTCTGGATCAGGGTAATGGCATCGCGCAGTTCGTGCTCCTTCAATCGGGTGCGACGCATCAACTGGCGATAATCGCGACTGGCCAACTGGGGCAGGTACTGACGGACGATGGTCTTGGCCGCCTCGAGTAGCGGGGTGTCAGCCGGCATCTGCTGCAACTGGACCAGCAGGCACTCGGACAGGTTCTGACTGGCGACGCCGCAGGGATCAAACTGTTGGAGGCGGTGCTGGACCGCCACAATTTCGTCGTATTCAAGTTCTTCCCAGTCGTTCTGCAGACCTTCGAATATCTCTTCCAGAGAGATGGAGAGCATGCCGCTGGGTTCGACGGCGTCGATCAGGGTCATGGCAATGATCCGGTCCCGGTCGGACATGGGGGTCAGATTCAACTGCCACATCAAGTGATCATAGAGCGAGTCCGTGGTGCCCCGTCGGCTGTCATAATCGCTGTTTTCATCGCCCTCGTAAGAGCCTGAGGCGGCCGGGGTGGACTGGTAGACGTCGTCCCAACTGGTGTCAACGGGCAGGTCGTTGGGGATTTCGTCGTTCCAGTCGCTGTCGGTCTGGCCAAGATCGGCGCTGTCGCTATCCGTGCTGGCCGGGGTCTCTCCGTCCCGGGTGTCTTTGCCGTTGCGGGCATCCGACTCCCGATCATCGTTGCTTTTTTCCTCGGGGCCTTCATGCACTTCCTCCACTTCCAGCATGGGGTTGGAGTCCAGTGCTTCCTGGATTTCCTGCTGCAGGTCCAGAGTGGACAGTTGTAACAGGCGAATTGCCTGCTGCAACTGAGGCGTCATGGTCAGCTGTTGGCCGAGTTTGAGCTGTAGGGATTGTTTCATGGGTATGCTGCTGGGACCCCGGTCGAAACGAAATGTGGCGAATTACCCAGAGTTTAGTCAGACGGGACGCCACTGGCAACAAGGATAAGCAATCTTTGTGCCCAATGCGCAAGAAACAGGATTTGTCAAGAGCTGAGCGTACGGGCAAGGGCCGGCGCGTTACAGGTGAAAGTGCTCTCCGAGGTACACTTCCCGGACCCGCTCATTGGCCAATACATCGGCCGCCGTACCCTCGGCGATGATGTGGCCTTCGCTGACGATGTAGGCTTTCTCGCAGATATCCAGCGTTTCCCGCACGTTGTGGTCCGTGATCAGTACACCGATGCCGCGTTCCTTCAAGTGCCGGACAATCTGTTTGATGTCCGAGACGGAGATCGGATCCACGCCGGCAAAGGGTTCGTCCAGGAGGATGAATTGGGGTTCGGTGGCCAGGGCTCTGGCAATTTCCACCCGGCGGCGCTCGCCCCCGGACAGTGACATGCCCAGACTGTCCTTGATGTGGGTGATGTGAAACTCTCGCAGCAAGGCGTCGAGTTTGGCCAGGCGTTGCTTGCGGTTCAGTTCCTTGCGGGTCTCCAGGATGGCCATGATGTTGTCGGACACCGTGAGTTTGCGGAACACCGAGGCTTCCTGGGGCAGATAGCCGATTCCGGCGCGCGCCCGACCGTGGATGGGCAGGTGCGTAATGTCCATCTGGTCGATCAGCACCCGACCGTTGTCGGCGCCAATCAGCCCGGCGATCATGTAGAAGCAGGTGGTTTTGCCCGCCCCGTTGGGGCCGAGCAGCCCCACAATCTGTCCGGTGGCTACCGACAGGGAGACATCGAGCACCACTTTGCGGGTTTTGTAACTTTTGGCCAGGTTCAGGGCGTGCAAGCTGGGCATGGGTCAGTCCTGTTCGGCGCGGTCGCTTTGAGGCGGCAATACCATTTCGATACGCGGGCGATCGGTGTCCGTATCGCCTTCGGCTTTGAGAATTTCACTGGCCATATCGTAGTCGATCCGGTTACCGCTCATGGTGGCGCTGCCCTGTTCGATCCGGGCGTTGGTCAACAGCTCCAGGTGCTCGCTGGCTACGTCGTAGCGAATGGTGTGGGCCTGGGCCGCAACGGGTTGGTCATCCACATCGGGCTGCTGTTCAAAGTGGGCCGGCGTGCCTTCGGCCACGACCCGCTGCACCTGTTGATTGGTGTCGGTGTGCACGACCAGACGTTCGGCGCGAATGTTCAGGCTGCCCTGGCGCAGGCGAACGTCACCTTCGTAAAGCATGATGCCTTTCTGACCGTCTCGCTCAGCGCGATCGGACTCAATGTAAATCGGCTGTTGCTGGTCATCGGGCAGAGCGGCGACTGCCGGGGCCAGCAGGGCTCCCAGTAGCGTGAGCAGCGCAAGGTGCCGCGCTCGTCGGACGATGTCAGTTCCCTTGGGGTGGTTCATAGGTGCCGCGCACCTCCGATAACAATTCAATATGGTCTTCGGCCAGGTCGGCGCGCATACCTACGGCGTCGTGTCGGCCCTGAGGGGAGCGCATGGTAACAGCTTTGTCGGTCTGCGCGAATTGCCGGTTGGGTTCCACCTGAAGCTCCGGGGTGGTGATGTCCGTAATGCCGTTGGCATTCTGCTGCCAGGCCCGAACGTCTCCGGTAAAGACCAGCGTCTCTCCTGTAGCGTCGCTGCGACCGAGCCGGGCGGTCAGCTGCCAGGGCAGGGCGTCTTCGCCGAATACCGTCACATCAGGTGCCTGAATCAGCGAGTAGTCCCTTGGGCTGGAGCGATTGGGCAGGTGCTGGAAGTGGTCGGCCCGGGCGCTCAGCATCCGGTATTGCAACTGGCCTTCCGGGTCATAGCGTCGGGTCTCCGAGGCGATCATGAATGCCTGAGGGAATCGGGCCTGCGTCTCGGGCGGCGCCCGCAGCAGGTCTTCCGGTGAGTAGTCCCAGACCGCGACCAGTGCGATCAGCAGAAACAGGCCAACCCAGGTCAGTGGGTGCTTCCACATGTCAGGCCGTCCTCTCGTCGGGAGCGAGGTAGTCCGCCAGAAGCCGTTCGTAATCGCCCCGGGCTTTCAGCAGTGCATCGCACGCCGCCCGAACGGCTCCCTGGCCACCCCGAAGTTCGCTCTGCCAGTGGGATCTCTCAACGACAGCCGGGTGGGCGTTGGCGACCGTCAGGGCCAGGCCGACCCGGGTCATGATCGTGAGATCTGGCCAGTCATCTCCCATGAAGGCAATCTGCTCCAGTGGCACCGGGTTCCGTTCTCGCCATTCACTCAATGCCGCCCATTTGTCCTCCCGCCCCTGAATGACCAGATCGAGTCCCAGGCTTCGGGCGCGACGGGCGACCAGCTCGGTATTGCGGCCGCTGATGATGCCCACTTCGATATCGCTGCGTCGCAGCAGCTTGATACCCAAGCCGTCGAGGGTGCAGAAGGCCTTGAGCTCGTCGCCGGTTTCGGTGAAGTACAGGTTGCCGTCGGTCAACACGCCGTCAACGTCCAGAAGCAGCAGCGAAACGGCCCGGGCGCGCTGCTCAAAGTCTCTTGTTTTTTGCGGGTCAGGGTGAATCATGAGTGGATCACACAGGGTTCGGGATCTGGGTTCCGGGCATCAGATGATGCCCGCGCGAAGAATGTCGTGCATATGTACGACCCCCTGGGGTCGTCTTTGTTCGTCGAGAACAATCAGGGCGGTGATTTTTTTGTCTTCCATGATTTTCAGTGCCTCGGCCGCCAGAGTGTGGGCATCGATGGTTTTTGGCTGGGCGTTCATCAACTGGCCGATTTCGGCCCCGGCCAGATCGGCGCCCCGGTCAATGCTTCGGCGCAGATCGCCGTCGGTGTAGATCCCGAGCAACCGGTCCTGTTCGTCGACGATGGTGGTCATTCCAAAGCCCTTGCGGGTCATTTCCAGCAGTGCCTGGGACAGGCTGGTGTGAATGCCAACGCGGGGAATGGCGGCACCGCGGTGCATGATGTCCTCGGCGCGTAGCAGCAGTTTGCGGCCGAGAGTGCCCCCCGGGTGGGAAAAGGCGAAGTCTTCGGCGGTAAAGCCGCGGGCTTCGAGCAGGGCGATGGCGAGCGCATCGCCGATCACCAGGGTTGCGGTGGTGCTCGCCGTCGGCGCCAGCGCCAGCGGGCAGGCCTCCGTCGTGACACTGATGTCCAGATTGACGGCGGCTTCCTCGGCCAGTGGTGAGCGGGGGTTGCCGGTCATGCTGATGATGGGTACCCCGAGACGCTTGAGCAGCGGTAGCAGGGTGATGATTTCATCGGAATTGCCGGAGTAGGAAATGGCAATGACGGCGTCTTCCCGGGTGATCATGCCCAGATCGCCGTGGCTCGCTTCCCCGGGGTGGACAAAAAAAGCGGGTGTGCCGGTGCTGGCCAGTGTGGCGGCGATTTTTTTGGCGATGTGCCCGGATTTACCCATGCCGGTGACAATCACCCGTCCGGAGACTTCAAGCATCAGTTCGCAGGCCCGGGTGAAGCGGGCATCGATTCTCTCGCGCAAGGCCGCTACGGCCTGCTGCTCAATATCGATGGTGCGCTGTCCGGAGTGGATAAAATCGAAGTCAGTCATGGACGGTGCAAGTACTCGGCGTCGTAAAGCGCCCCATTATACGGCCTTGGGCCGGGGATGACGAATGCCGGCTTAGAGCGTGTTGAGCAACCACAGGTAATAGCCGATATAGGTCCCCAGCAACACGGTGCCGATCAGTCGTCCCAGGTGTCCCCGAGCCTCGCCCGGACCCGTATGGGCATTGCGGCGCATCCGGTAATCCACGCCGATCGCGATGGCGAGAGCCAGCGTCATCGCCGCCATGGCCAGATAGTCCCGGTGAAAGACCAACCGGTCCATGACCGGCTCCTGAATCAGGCCGGGTAGGGCCATAACCGCCAGCAGGTTGAACAGGTTGGAACCGATGATGTTGCCCAGAGCCATATCCTGGTGGCCCTTGAGGGCGCTGCCGACGGACGCGGCCAGTTCGGGAAGGCTGGTGCCCACCGCAACGACCGTCAGGCCCACGACCAGCGGGGAGACGCCGGCGGCCAGCGCCAGATTCCGTGCGCCCCACACCAGAAGTTCGGCGCTGATCACCAGGGTGACGAGTCCGATCAGGAACCAGAGCGCAGCGGCCACAGGAGTGCACTCGGGAATGTCGCTGTCCACCTCTTCCGGGTGGGCGCGCCGGGTCAGTGCGAGGGCCGCCAGAACGACTACCAGTGCCGCTACCAGCAGGAGGCCTTCGAGGCGGGTCAGTTGACCGTCGTACAGTGTGAAGCCGGCCAGCAGGGTGGTGAGCAACAGCGCCGGCAGCTCCCGGGTGAGCAGGTGAGGCTGAATGGGCAGGGCGACCAGCAGGGCCGTGATGGCCAGAACCAGTCCCATATTGGCGAGATTGGAGCCCAGAGCATTGCCCACGGCCAGCTCTCCCGCATCGCGCACAGAGGCGCTGAGGGAAACCATGATTTCCGGGGCGGAGGTGCCGAAGGCGACAATCGTCAGGCCGATCACCAGTTTTGAAACGCCCAGGCGATGGGCGAGGGCGGCGCTACCCTCAACAAAGCGATCGGCGCTCCAGATCAGGCCGGCGAAGCCGGCCAGCAGGGCGATGATGGACCAACCCCAAGGCGTCATTGGCGAATCTCGTCGTCTGCAGTCGTGGTGTTTGAGGGGAACACTAACATTCTTTTACGGTCAGAGCGTAGGTCGAGAGGCCGAGTCAATGTTATGATGTAGCCTTTTAATGGCCCAGCCTGAGCATTGACCGGGCGCCCGGGCTGGATGGCCCATTATCCGGAAGCTGGAATCTGTAAGGAACCCACATATGACCCAACCCGATATTGCAAAGATCTCGTTCCGATCGGTCGTAGCCCTGATGGCCGGTTGCCTTATGGCGGCAAACCTCTGGGCGGCAGAACCGGTGAATCCCAAGCAGGAGACGCCGCACGAATTGATTGAGGAGGTGACCGAAGTCCTGTTCGATGTGGTTCAGGAGTACAACGGTGGCAGTGAGAATGCCGAGCGCTATTACGATGAAATCCAGGGTATTCTGGAGCCGGTGGTGGATTTCGAATTCATTGCCAAGGCGGTCATGGGGTCGCATCGCTCTGAGGCCAGTGACGAGCAGGTGGATACGTTCGTTCAGGTCTTCAAGCGTGGGCTGGTTACCACGTACGCCAAGGGAATTGCCAACTATGTGGACAGTGAGATCAGCATTCGTCCGCCGTCCGAGGATATCGAAGGCAAGCGCCGGGTCAGTGTCGATCAGGAGGTGAAGCACGAAGGCTCCACCTACCGTCTGTCGTATACCATGGCGAAGAACCGCTCGGGCGAGTGGAAACTGATCAACCTGGTGCTGGATGGCGTGAATCTCGGTCGCTCGTTCCGCAGCCAGTTCGGTCAGGCCGCCAAGAAGTATGATGGTGACCTGGACAAGGTCATCGACAATTGGCTGGATGAGATGTAATCGCCGGTTTGGCCCCCATTCCTGTGCCGTCGCCTCCCGGGCGGCGGCATTGTCGTTTCTGGGGCAGGCGGACGGCTTTCGGGATGCGGCGGGCGGCGCATTCAGGTAAGATTCCGCTTTGGCCCATAAATCTCTGGCCCGTAACACTCTGGATAGTCTATGCAACCCGAACAAATCAAAGCGCTGGTAGAAGCCAAGGTTCCCGACAGCACCGTACAGGTGGGAATTGATGGCAGTCATATCAATCTCGTCGTCGTCAGCCCGGCCTTCGAAGGCATGACGCCGGTCAAGAAACAGCAACTGGTGTACTCGGCGCTGACGGACAGCATTGCGCAGGGCACCATTCACGCGGTGCACATGAAAACCTTCACGCCGGAACAGTGGCAGCAACAGCAGTAAGTGCATCGCGATGGCGGTGACCGACAAGTGATTCTCTATGGATAAATTGCAAATTCAAAGCGGGCCGCCACTCAACGGCGAGATTCGGATTTCTGGTTCGAAAAACTCGGCGCTGCCGATTCTGGCGGCAACGCTGCTGGCCGACGGTCCGGTGCATGTGTGCAACATGCCGCACCTGAATGACATTACCACCATGCTGGCCCTGCTTCGCTGCATGGGGGTGGGCGTCACGATCGACGAGAAGATGTGCGTCGAAGTCGACCCCACCAGTATCAGCGATCTCACCGCACCCTACGAGCTGGTCAAGACGATGCGTGCCTCGATCCTGGTGTTGGGACCGTTGTTGGCGCGCTTCGGAGAGGCCAACGTATCCTTCCCCGGTGGCTGTGCCATTGGCAGCCGCCCGGTGGATATCCACCTGCGTGGCCTCGAGGCTATGGGGGCGGAAATTGATGTGGACGAAGGGTATATCCGGGCCCGCAGCAAGGGGCGCCTGAAAGGGGCGCATATCCTGATGGATACGGTGACCGTTGGCGGCACCGAAAACCTGCTGATGGCCGCCGTGTTGGCCGAGGGTACCACGGTGCTGGAAAATGCCGCCCGGGAGCCCGAAGTGGTGGATCTGGCGTATTGCCTGGAAGCCATGGGCGCCCGGATCGAGGGTATCGGGACCCAGACGCTCACCGTTCACGGCGTCGAGCGTCTGCATTCGTGCACCTACAGCGTGATGCCGGACCGGATTGAAACCGGCACCTATCTGGTGGCGGCGGCGGCGACCCGCGGCCGGGTGCGCCTGAAGGACACGCGGGCCGACATTCTCGAAGCGGTACTGCTCAAGCTCGAAGAGGCGGGGGCGGAAATCACCATCGGCGATACCTGGATCGAGCTGGATATGAAAGGGAAGCGGCCGCGGGGCGTAAGCTTGCGTACCGCTCCCTATCCGGCCTTTCCCACGGATATGCAGGCCCAGTTTACCGCCATGAACGCGGTGGCCGAAGGCTCCAGCTCCGTGACCGAGACCATTTTTGAGAACCGCCTGATCCAGGTCCATGAGCTGAACCGGATGGGCGCGAAGATTACCCTCGAGGGCAACACCGCCCTGATTCAGGGGGTGGACAGACTCAAGGGGGCTCCCGTGATGGCCACGGACTTGCGCGCATCGGCGAGCCTGGTCATCGCCGGCTTGGTGGCGGACGGCACCACACTGGTGGACCGCATTTACCATATTGACCGCGGTTACGAGTGTATTGAAGAAAAACTGCAAATGCTGGGCGCGAACATTCGCCGGGTTCCGAACTGACGGACCGAGTGTTGAGGCCGGTGCGTTCCGCTTGTCCGACGCCCGGCCGCGTCCCCTGACTCCCAGATGAGACCCATGACCCAGACATTGACCATCGCCCTGACCAAGGGCCGTATTCTGAAAGAGACTCTGCCCCTGTTGGCCGCCGCCGGTATCGAACCGGCGGAAGATATCGACAAAAGCCGCAAGCTGGTGTTTGAGACCAGCCGTCCCGATGTGCGCCTGTTGGTACTGCGCGGTGCCGACGTGCCCACCTATGTGCAGTTCGGCGCAGCCGATATGGGGATTTCCGGCAAAGACACCCTGATGGAAAATGGGGCCGATGGGCTGTACGAGCCTTTGGACCTGGATATTGCCCGATGCCGACTCATGACCGCGGCAATCAAGGGCGCGCCGCCTCGGCAGGGGCGTTTGCGGGTGGCCACCAAGTATGTGAATGTCGCCAAACAGTACTATGCCAGTTGCGGCCGACAGACCGACATCATCAAGCTGTACGGCGCGATGGAACTGGCGCCGATCATGCATCTGGCGGATGAAATCGTGGATATTGTCGATACCGGCAATACGCTGCGTGCCAATGGCCTGGAGCCCCGGGAGCATATCGCCGATATCAGCTCCCGACTGATCGTAAACAAGGCGTCCATGAAGATGAAACACGTGCTGATTCAATCCGTGATCGATGCCATTGGCGAGGCTGTCGACGCGAAACGTCCGGCCTGATTGATTGACCTTTGCTGTAATTGACGAGATTTCCCCATGACTGAGAAGCCACCTCTGATTGCTCGCCTGGATGCCGCCGCGCCGGATTTCAGTACGCGACTCGATGCCCTGCTGGCCTGGGATAGTGTGTCCGATGCCGGGGTTGCCGAGGTGGTGGATGAGATTCTACGCGCGGTCAAGGCACGCGGAGATGCGGCGGTTGTTGAGTACACCAACCGTCTGGATCGCCGCGATGTCAGCGCCATGGCGGACCTGGTTGTGCCTGAGGCCAAGTTGCATGAGGCGCTTGCCGGCCTGCCCTCCGAGCAGCGTCAGGCTCTGGAGGTGGCGGCGGATCGTATCCGGCGTTACCACGAACATCAGCGTCAGCCCTCCTGGGACTATACCGAGGAGGACGGCACCCGGCTGGGACAGAAGGTGACACCCATGGCGCGGGTTGGGCTCTATGTGCCCGGAGGCAAAGCGTCCTATCCGTCGTCGGTGTTGATGAACGCGATTCCGGCCAAGGTTGCCGGTGTGGCGGAGCTGGTCATGGTCGTGCCGGCACCAGAGGGTGAATTGAATGCCATGGTGCTCGCGGCGGCGTCGGTAGCCGGCGTGGACAAAGTGGTGACGGTGGGCGGTGCCCAGGCCGTGGCGGCGCTGGCGTACGGGACCGAGAGCCTGCCGAAAGTGGACAAAATTGTCGGTCCGGGGAACATTTACGTGGCGACCGCCAAGCGCGCCGTGTTCGGGTTGGTGGACATCGACATGATTGCCGGTCCTTCGGAGATTCTGGTGATCTGCGATGGCCAGACGGATCCCGACTGGATTGCGATGGACCTGTTCAGCCAGGCTGAACACGACGAGCAGGCGCAGTCCATTCTGATCAGCCCCGATGCGGCGTTTCTCGATCGGGTCGAAGCGGCCATGGAACGCCTGCTGCCCAGCCTGAGTCGGGAGGCGATTGCCCGGACCTCGCTGGCCAATCGTGGCGCGCTGGTTCGGGTGTCGGATATGGATCAGGCGCTGGCCGTGAGCAACCGGATCGCGCCGGAGCACCTGGAGTTATCCGTGGCCGACCCCGATGCCCTGTTGCCCAAGGTTGAGCATGCCGGGGCGATTTTCATGGGCCGCTATACCCCCGAGGCGCTGGGAGACTATTGCGCGGGGCCGAATCATGTTCTGCCGACTTCGGGCACGGCGCGGTTTTCCTCACCCTTGGGAGTGTATGATTTCCAGAAGCGCAGCTCGATTATCCACTGCTCGGCGGAAGGCGCCTCGGAGTTGGCCAAAACCGCT is a window of Marinimicrobium sp. C6131 DNA encoding:
- the hisG gene encoding ATP phosphoribosyltransferase, giving the protein MTQTLTIALTKGRILKETLPLLAAAGIEPAEDIDKSRKLVFETSRPDVRLLVLRGADVPTYVQFGAADMGISGKDTLMENGADGLYEPLDLDIARCRLMTAAIKGAPPRQGRLRVATKYVNVAKQYYASCGRQTDIIKLYGAMELAPIMHLADEIVDIVDTGNTLRANGLEPREHIADISSRLIVNKASMKMKHVLIQSVIDAIGEAVDAKRPA
- a CDS encoding KpsF/GutQ family sugar-phosphate isomerase; protein product: MTDFDFIHSGQRTIDIEQQAVAALRERIDARFTRACELMLEVSGRVIVTGMGKSGHIAKKIAATLASTGTPAFFVHPGEASHGDLGMITREDAVIAISYSGNSDEIITLLPLLKRLGVPIISMTGNPRSPLAEEAAVNLDISVTTEACPLALAPTASTTATLVIGDALAIALLEARGFTAEDFAFSHPGGTLGRKLLLRAEDIMHRGAAIPRVGIHTSLSQALLEMTRKGFGMTTIVDEQDRLLGIYTDGDLRRSIDRGADLAGAEIGQLMNAQPKTIDAHTLAAEALKIMEDKKITALIVLDEQRRPQGVVHMHDILRAGII
- a CDS encoding MlaC/ttg2D family ABC transporter substrate-binding protein; translation: MTQPDIAKISFRSVVALMAGCLMAANLWAAEPVNPKQETPHELIEEVTEVLFDVVQEYNGGSENAERYYDEIQGILEPVVDFEFIAKAVMGSHRSEASDEQVDTFVQVFKRGLVTTYAKGIANYVDSEISIRPPSEDIEGKRRVSVDQEVKHEGSTYRLSYTMAKNRSGEWKLINLVLDGVNLGRSFRSQFGQAAKKYDGDLDKVIDNWLDEM
- a CDS encoding calcium/sodium antiporter, which codes for MTPWGWSIIALLAGFAGLIWSADRFVEGSAALAHRLGVSKLVIGLTIVAFGTSAPEIMVSLSASVRDAGELAVGNALGSNLANMGLVLAITALLVALPIQPHLLTRELPALLLTTLLAGFTLYDGQLTRLEGLLLVAALVVVLAALALTRRAHPEEVDSDIPECTPVAAALWFLIGLVTLVISAELLVWGARNLALAAGVSPLVVGLTVVAVGTSLPELAASVGSALKGHQDMALGNIIGSNLFNLLAVMALPGLIQEPVMDRLVFHRDYLAMAAMTLALAIAIGVDYRMRRNAHTGPGEARGHLGRLIGTVLLGTYIGYYLWLLNTL
- a CDS encoding KdsC family phosphatase — protein: MIHPDPQKTRDFEQRARAVSLLLLDVDGVLTDGNLYFTETGDELKAFCTLDGLGIKLLRRSDIEVGIISGRNTELVARRARSLGLDLVIQGREDKWAALSEWRERNPVPLEQIAFMGDDWPDLTIMTRVGLALTVANAHPAVVERSHWQSELRGGQGAVRAACDALLKARGDYERLLADYLAPDERTA
- a CDS encoding BolA family protein, which encodes MQPEQIKALVEAKVPDSTVQVGIDGSHINLVVVSPAFEGMTPVKKQQLVYSALTDSIAQGTIHAVHMKTFTPEQWQQQQ
- the murA gene encoding UDP-N-acetylglucosamine 1-carboxyvinyltransferase, whose protein sequence is MDKLQIQSGPPLNGEIRISGSKNSALPILAATLLADGPVHVCNMPHLNDITTMLALLRCMGVGVTIDEKMCVEVDPTSISDLTAPYELVKTMRASILVLGPLLARFGEANVSFPGGCAIGSRPVDIHLRGLEAMGAEIDVDEGYIRARSKGRLKGAHILMDTVTVGGTENLLMAAVLAEGTTVLENAAREPEVVDLAYCLEAMGARIEGIGTQTLTVHGVERLHSCTYSVMPDRIETGTYLVAAAATRGRVRLKDTRADILEAVLLKLEEAGAEITIGDTWIELDMKGKRPRGVSLRTAPYPAFPTDMQAQFTAMNAVAEGSSSVTETIFENRLIQVHELNRMGAKITLEGNTALIQGVDRLKGAPVMATDLRASASLVIAGLVADGTTLVDRIYHIDRGYECIEEKLQMLGANIRRVPN